Within Candidatus Thorarchaeota archaeon, the genomic segment CATTTGCTGATCTGCTTCCCGACGTTGATGTAGTTGAGGGTTGCAGATTCGGTTGTGATCCTCATAGTCATGATAAGCTCTGTCCCGAATGTCAAGAGCGTCTTCAACGCGACGGAAGTCTTCCTGTTACTAAGCGAAAGATGCGCGTGATCAATCTCCCCTTGTCGACTACGGAAGATCGACTTATTGGAGCACTTGACATCGAACGTGTTCTGCAGGATGGGATTCGTGCTCTCCAGCCGGGAATTCTTGCAGAGGCAAATCAAAATGTCCTCTATGTGGATGAGGTGAATCTGCTACCTGATCATTTGGTCGACGACCTTCTAGATGCTGCTGCTACAAAGATGAATGTCATAGAACGAGAGGGGATTTCGATCACTCACCCTTCCGATTTTATTCTTATTGGAACCATGAATCCCGAAGAAGGCGAATTGCGACCTCAATTACTGGATCGATTCCCTCTTCATGTTGCCGTAGGTGGTGGTCTCTCAATTGACGACCGCATGGAACTTGTGAGGCGCAATCTGGAGTTTGAACAGGACCCTGATGCATTCCGTGAGGCGTGGGCGAAACAGCAGGAAGAACTCCGTGAACGTATTGCTCATGCAAAGGAACTTCTCAATGATGTTGTTTTACCCGAGTCTGGGCTGCGTGCAATTGCAATGGCCTGTGATGCACTTGAGGTCGATGGCGTCCGTCCCGACATTATCATCAGCAAAACTGCGATCACTAATGCGGCCTTTGAGAACCGCACTGAGGTGACCGTTGATGACATGCGACTTGCTGCAAAGCTTACACTGAGTCACCGTACCCGTCGTGGCGGTCTTCTGGAGCCTCCAAACCCTGACGATATTGATGAGGCTATCCTTCGTGCTATTGAGGTGGCAAAAAAGAAAGATCGACGCAAGTCCCCCACTGAGGTTCCCAAGTCCAAGGATGACGATGATGGGACCTCTGGACGCAGATTCAGTGGTGGCCGATTTGGTCGTCAGAAACAATATGCCGAATGGGGAAAGCAGGAAGGAAAAAAAAAGCTCCGGGTAAAGTTCGGAATCCTGAGGGGAATCCTATCAAGGGGACTATATGTGCCATAATGATGGTTGCAATCTTCCCCTATTTCTTCTGGCTTCTCTATAGCCCGATCAATGTCTTGGCTGGTGGGGTTTTTGGAGTAGTACCACCCCTCCCCATTATTCTCATTGACACCGTTGTCTACATTCCCATCATAGGTACTCTCATCCGGATCTGGCTTCAAAATATGATGAAACGAAAAGGCGGTCCTGCTGCGGGGATCGATGTTGTTGAACCCGGTGGCGGTGAGCCTGAGGAGGGTGATGAGATGGGTACTGCCACACGCCCCTATAGTGAGAAGAATCCTCCAAAGATTGCTGGCTCCAAGTCGGATATTCGTGATGCTCCTCACATTGCACGTGATTTCTTTGTGAAGACCCCTGATATTGAGAGTGGGATGCCGCTCTTTGATATGGATGCACTTAGAGCTCGTGCCATGTTGAAATCTCGGGTGTCCTCAGGAGGTTGGATCAGAAAACGGGTTGCTACTCGGGGATCCGGTTCCCTGAAGGCATCAGAGTCTTCAACTGTGGGTAGACCATTACGTTCGCGTGTCCCTTTGGGTAAGGTCTCCAGTATCCATGTCCCTGCAACCATCATGGCGGCTATTGCCCGCTCGGGAGGAAGACGTGAAGATGGCCGGATCAAGATCTTGCCTGTTGATCTTCGAGAGAAGGTCTTTACTGCAAAGACTCCTCTTACGGTCATCTTAGTAATTGATGTCAGTCTTTCAATGAAGGGGAGTATGAAACAGGTCCGGAAGGTCGTTGAACGTATCGAGCGGGAGACCCGTGGCTCACGAGATCGGATTGGGATCATTGCGTTCAAGGATAGTGGTGCTATTGAGGTCCAAGCGCCAACGAGCAACTGGAACAAGCTGTATCGTGCGCTGGCGCGTCTTCGTATCTCAGGTCTCTCTCCGCTTGCGGATGGACTGATGAAGGCCATTGAGACCTTGAAGCGTGAGCAGATGCGTTCTCGTAATGTTGAGGCACTGGTCGTGATGCTCTCTGACTTCTCGGCGAATATCCCTCTTGCTCAGTTTGCAGGGCCCGGTCATCAACAATACACTCCTGTTCGAGATCTCATCCGTGCTGCACGGATGGCACGTAGCCAAAAGGTCCGACTGGTGACGGTCAATTTCAGACAGGACCAGAAGCAATGGGTGCGACTACTGAAGCTCCCCTATCATGACGCAATTGACTTGGCCACCACTCTGCGAATGAAGAAAGAAGGGTATTATGATCAAATCGAGACCATTCTGGCTGTACCTGCCTTTAGAGAAACCTTTGGTGCCTTTCTTGTGGCAAAGATTGCAAATGGCCGGTCTTATCTTCCAGAGGAGGTTCTCAAGGCAAGCTCGGTCCTCGGAGAGTTTCTCGCAGCCTGTCAACGAAGGAGCAAGTTGAGACCCGAGGCTCTTGAAAATCCTGAGGCATACTTGAGTTGAGAGTGCCATCTCGATTAGGTTATTAACATTGGCTGAGCTGTCAGGACGCGCACGGATTCGCTATTCGCCTGGTGACATAGTGAGTGCGGAGAGTCCCGCAATGGGATATCGATGAAATCACTTTTCATACACCATGGCACAGGATCTGTGCGCACCAATCTGAGGCAGATACAATGCATCCCGGAAAAGTTCCACCCGATGTCTTGAGCAGACTCGTGTTTCCCTTTTTGGGACATGCTGATCCAAATGTGCTTCTTGGTCCTGCGCTGGGTCAAGATGCATCTCTGATTCGGATAGGCGATAGGATTCTTATTGCCTCGACCGATCCGGTCACTGGATCTGTTGAAGACATTGGCTGGATCGCCGTCAATGTGAATGCAAATGATATTGCGACCTTTGGTGTGCAGCCTCGCTGGTTCTTTGTCACTCTTATGATGCCACCGGGATCCCAGCCTGATGATGTGGGCACGATAATGCAGCAGATCCATGAGGCCTGTTCAAGGCTCGGAATTACTGTTGCCGGAGGCCATACTGAAGTGACCGTTGGCCTTGATCGACCAATCGTTGTCGGGTTTATGCTTGGTGCCTGTTCGGAGGGAGAGTACGTGACCTCCTCCGGTGCGAGGCCCGGGGATGCCATTATCATGACCAAGAAGATTGCAATAGAGGGCACGGCAATAATTGCAACAGAGGGTGCGGATTATTTCTCTGGCAAGATCGACCAATCGCTTCTTGAGGAGGCTCATGCACTTCGAGATCTGGTCAATGTTGTCAAAGAGGGGGTCACCGCCTTCAAGACCGGGCATGTCACGGCGATGCATGATCCTACAGAGGGTGGGCTGGCTGGTGGGCTTCATGAGATATGTGATGCCAGTGGAGTTGGCTTTCGTATATTTGAAGACGAGATTGCCACGCACCCTGCCACACTTGCAATCTGTCAGTTGCTTAATATCGACAAGTACTATCTCATCAGTAGCGGTAGTATGCTTATCACCTGTGATCGTGATTCGGCTGATGATATTATTCGTGCGCTCGATGAAGTAGGCGTCTCTGCATCGGTCATAGGTGAGATCGTGAAAGACTCCCGCATTAGAGAGATCGTTACTGCTGCTGGGCCACGAGACCTCTCTCGCCCCACTACTGATGCTCTTTGGGATGCATTGGCTATTGTCATAGGTCAAGAAACTGCCTGAGCGTGTCGATGATCTCCTCGTCGGCCCCCGAGATTCTAATTGGCGAGATTGCGATGTTATTGTTCTTGAGCAGTGCATAACCATCAGTTCCAGGTGCTGGTTCCACCTCAATTCCTTTCAACCAATAGTATTTCCGTCCGTGAGGATCGATTCGCTCCACGATTTCATTTCGCATCCTCACTCGTGTGGGGCTTGCGATCTCAATCTGTGTCGTCGCGGTTATGGCTCCGGGGAAATTAATATTAATAACGTCGACATTCTTTGGCATTCCATGTTCTAGAACCTTAAGCGTGATGTCCCTGATTATCGCACATATTTGCTCATATTCGCATTCACTACCCTGATGATTGAACCATTCAGAGGGCGATGCTTCTACAGAGACCGCGATTGCCGGAAAGCCCTTCAAGGCCGCTTCCATTGCTGCGCCAACAGTACCACTGGTCAGCATACTCTGATACCCTACATTGGCTCCCGCATTGATTCCAGAAATGAACAGCTGAGTGTCCTTGGCAAACCAGTCTGCAAGTACTACTGAATCGGCAGGGGTCCCATCATGTGTGATGAGTCTATATCTATCACTTTTGATCTCGGTTGCCCGAAGTGGTCTGTTCAATGTCAGAGCTTTACCAGTGGCACTTCTCTGGCCATCTGGAACTATCACTGTCAATTCGACAACTTCGCTCAATGTTTCAGCGAGTGCTAGTAGTCCTTCGCTCTGTGGTCCATCATCGTTCGTAAGGCAGACTTTGTGCATTCATGAAGTCCTCACATAATTAGGGATAGATTTTCAAATTATCCTATCCAGATAAGAATGACGATACTGTAAAAAAAAACGAGAAATATGAAACGGGAAGTGCTGATCACACTTCCTGTTCCATCTAAAGTGCACTACAAATCGTATGCTTTGAGGGTCTTCCTCTTGTTCTCTGTGCAGCGTTTCATTGCTGCCTTCAGGAGCTTTTCAATCTCCTGATCCATAGCACCATAGAAGTCTGACCCTACCATCAGATTGTTTTTCTTCGCGAATTCCTGTATCTTACTTTTAACAACAAAGCTCATTTTAATACCCCTTTGTTTTAAAGGAACGCTATTTAGATTCTATGGCTCTTGCTTATAAGGATTGTCGGAATGTCCTCCGAAATTACACATTTGGCGCAGTTTTTGGCGGTCTGGGATGCCATTTTATAGCAGGTTGTCTAGCAAAATCTTGACAATTTGCTCCGACGCGACGCCCTCTCCATACGGGCAAGGTCTCTTCCTGTCAAGTCCTTTTTCGATCTCGCGTTTTATTATCTCGGGAAATTCGTTAGGATTGACCCCGACCACTGTTGCATGGCCAGATTCAACGGCCTCTGGGCGTTCGGTGGACGTGCGAAGTACAAAGACACGTTTATTGATGGATGGTGCGGTGACTTCTTCTTGAATGCCTCCCGAATCTGTGATTACAAAGGAGGACATCTTTAGGAGTCGTAGGAAGCTGAGGTAGCCAACAGGATCTACCAGATGAATGTTCTCACACTGGTCCAGTTCTTTCATGAGATCAAATTGTTTGATCCGATTGACAGTTCGTGGGTGTGCTGGAAAAACAATGTCGGTCTCAATCTCACCAAGACCTCTAATCATCCCCGAGAGGATCTTTTTCTCATCAACATTTTCAGCTCTGTGCATCGTGAGTACTGCAAAGTTGTCAAGTTCTTTTGCGATATCCGGTATGGGCGCGTTCATGGCCGCAGGTAATCTTCGCTCCAAGGTGTCAATGACCGTGTTACCAGTCACGAAGATTTTGCCCCAAACATTCTCCTTCCTCAGAATTTCAGCAGACCGTTCTGTTGGGGCGAACAAGAAGTCTGAGGCATGATCCGTGAGTCTCCTGTTGAACTCCTCAGGCATTCTTCGATCATAGCTTCTGAGACCGGCCTCGATATGCGCTATAGGAATCTGTAGTTTTGAGGCTGCCAATGCGGCTGAGAGAACCGCATTTGTATCACCCTGAACGAGCACTACATCAGGCTGTTCTCGCAATAATGCCTCCTCTATACCGACGAGTGCCTTTGCAGTCTGCTGCGAATGTGAACCTGAACCGATATTCAGATTGACATCAGGAGCTCGGAGCGCGAGATCCTCAAAGAATGCCCGGCTCATCTTATCTGAATAATGCTGTCCGGTATGAAGTAAGAAACATCGGATTCCCTGTTTATCCTCGAACTCTTGAATGACTGGTGCTGTCTTGATGATCTCAGGGCGGGTCCCTATCACAAAGAATGGCTTCATGGCCTGCATCACACTGTTCCAAATCAGCTCTTCTTGATAAGCGTGGTGTTTTGCCATCACTCAGTAACAAGACCTTTAAGATGGAATTCCCCTTATCTCATGGAAGGACCCAGAGGTGTGGCATACCTTGCGATATGCTTACGGAATCATATTTGGTGCTTTGCTCCCCGGAATCATCTTTGTAGGAAGTGCATTCATCAAGTTGGCTGGCTTCGGTATTACCGACCCAACGATCTTGCAGACCATTTGGAATATGTACCTCATCTGGTTTGCCGTCTCAATCATATTGATTGTAC encodes:
- a CDS encoding AIR synthase family protein, coding for MHPGKVPPDVLSRLVFPFLGHADPNVLLGPALGQDASLIRIGDRILIASTDPVTGSVEDIGWIAVNVNANDIATFGVQPRWFFVTLMMPPGSQPDDVGTIMQQIHEACSRLGITVAGGHTEVTVGLDRPIVVGFMLGACSEGEYVTSSGARPGDAIIMTKKIAIEGTAIIATEGADYFSGKIDQSLLEEAHALRDLVNVVKEGVTAFKTGHVTAMHDPTEGGLAGGLHEICDASGVGFRIFEDEIATHPATLAICQLLNIDKYYLISSGSMLITCDRDSADDIIRALDEVGVSASVIGEIVKDSRIREIVTAAGPRDLSRPTTDALWDALAIVIGQETA
- a CDS encoding DUF1931 domain-containing protein, which gives rise to MSFVVKSKIQEFAKKNNLMVGSDFYGAMDQEIEKLLKAAMKRCTENKRKTLKAYDL
- the surE gene encoding 5'/3'-nucleotidase SurE — its product is MHKVCLTNDDGPQSEGLLALAETLSEVVELTVIVPDGQRSATGKALTLNRPLRATEIKSDRYRLITHDGTPADSVVLADWFAKDTQLFISGINAGANVGYQSMLTSGTVGAAMEAALKGFPAIAVSVEASPSEWFNHQGSECEYEQICAIIRDITLKVLEHGMPKNVDVININFPGAITATTQIEIASPTRVRMRNEIVERIDPHGRKYYWLKGIEVEPAPGTDGYALLKNNNIAISPIRISGADEEIIDTLRQFLDL
- a CDS encoding VWA domain-containing protein; the protein is MMVAIFPYFFWLLYSPINVLAGGVFGVVPPLPIILIDTVVYIPIIGTLIRIWLQNMMKRKGGPAAGIDVVEPGGGEPEEGDEMGTATRPYSEKNPPKIAGSKSDIRDAPHIARDFFVKTPDIESGMPLFDMDALRARAMLKSRVSSGGWIRKRVATRGSGSLKASESSTVGRPLRSRVPLGKVSSIHVPATIMAAIARSGGRREDGRIKILPVDLREKVFTAKTPLTVILVIDVSLSMKGSMKQVRKVVERIERETRGSRDRIGIIAFKDSGAIEVQAPTSNWNKLYRALARLRISGLSPLADGLMKAIETLKREQMRSRNVEALVVMLSDFSANIPLAQFAGPGHQQYTPVRDLIRAARMARSQKVRLVTVNFRQDQKQWVRLLKLPYHDAIDLATTLRMKKEGYYDQIETILAVPAFRETFGAFLVAKIANGRSYLPEEVLKASSVLGEFLAACQRRSKLRPEALENPEAYLS
- the wecB gene encoding UDP-N-acetylglucosamine 2-epimerase (non-hydrolyzing), with the translated sequence MKPFFVIGTRPEIIKTAPVIQEFEDKQGIRCFLLHTGQHYSDKMSRAFFEDLALRAPDVNLNIGSGSHSQQTAKALVGIEEALLREQPDVVLVQGDTNAVLSAALAASKLQIPIAHIEAGLRSYDRRMPEEFNRRLTDHASDFLFAPTERSAEILRKENVWGKIFVTGNTVIDTLERRLPAAMNAPIPDIAKELDNFAVLTMHRAENVDEKKILSGMIRGLGEIETDIVFPAHPRTVNRIKQFDLMKELDQCENIHLVDPVGYLSFLRLLKMSSFVITDSGGIQEEVTAPSINKRVFVLRTSTERPEAVESGHATVVGVNPNEFPEIIKREIEKGLDRKRPCPYGEGVASEQIVKILLDNLL
- a CDS encoding AAA family ATPase, which translates into the protein MTELKLALILNGINPRIGGVLISGPKGTGKTTIVRAFADLLPDVDVVEGCRFGCDPHSHDKLCPECQERLQRDGSLPVTKRKMRVINLPLSTTEDRLIGALDIERVLQDGIRALQPGILAEANQNVLYVDEVNLLPDHLVDDLLDAAATKMNVIEREGISITHPSDFILIGTMNPEEGELRPQLLDRFPLHVAVGGGLSIDDRMELVRRNLEFEQDPDAFREAWAKQQEELRERIAHAKELLNDVVLPESGLRAIAMACDALEVDGVRPDIIISKTAITNAAFENRTEVTVDDMRLAAKLTLSHRTRRGGLLEPPNPDDIDEAILRAIEVAKKKDRRKSPTEVPKSKDDDDGTSGRRFSGGRFGRQKQYAEWGKQEGKKKLRVKFGILRGILSRGLYVP